A portion of the Manihot esculenta cultivar AM560-2 chromosome 2, M.esculenta_v8, whole genome shotgun sequence genome contains these proteins:
- the LOC110609895 gene encoding protein PHLOEM UNLOADING MODULATOR: MRRLPSARTTGGLGVAAMSYVAVDYLRHLSPTWHERLQPVLWSVLALIAISRVPVYRHWSSEVRAAIPFVASMFFMLASLLFEALCVRFATAVLGLDWHRDTSPLPDTGQWLLLSLNEKLPEPLVGILRARIIGLHHFLMLFMMLAFSVLFDSVEGPGLGLGARYMFTMGIGRLLRAITFVSTILPSARPWCAAARFSVPTYPHHWAQKYYVPYASDAHAIRQIIQWDIAYADTGEYQGDYRPDWGSMSFLIDFLRPTTQGSWYSLLKKAGGGCNDLIYSGHMLVAVLTAMAWTEAYGGFSSAFIWLLVLHSAQREIRERHHYTVDCIVAIYVGILLWKMTGYIWPTKDVTRSRKLLKLEKIQSRLMQAAKDSDMDEVRELLKEIELSSQESQNKGQSKSMWLFACVTIFSALTIVLLAFTLTSDG, from the exons ATGAGGCGTTTGCCATCGGCGCGAACCACCGGCGGTTTAGGGGTGGCAGCGATGTCCTACGTGGCGGTGGATTACCTGCGCCACCTATCCCCAACTTGGCACGAGCGTCTACAGCCAGTACTTTGGTCTGTACTAGCTCTAATCGCCATTTCTCGGGTCCCTGTCTACAGGCACTGGTCCTCCGAGGTTCGAGCTGCCATCCCATTTGTTGCTTCCATGTTCTTTATGCTCGCCTCTCTTCTCTTCGAGGCCTTATGTGTGCGCTTCGCCACCGCCGTGCTTGGCCTGGATTGGCACCG TGATACATCTCCTCTTCCTGACACGGGCCAGTGGTTGCTCCTCTCACTGAATGAGAAACTTCCTGAACCATTGGTTGGGATACTGAGGGCTCGTATTATTGGACTGCACCATTTCCTGATGTTATTTATGATGCTGGCTTTCTCTGTGCTATTTGACTCTGTAGAAGGCCCTGGTCTTGGACTAGGAGCAAGGTACATGTTCACCATGGGAATTGGCCGTTTACTTCGGGCCATTACTTTTGTGTCGACTATCCTTCCATCGGCCCGGCCTTGGTGTGCTGCAGCTCGGTTTTCAGTTCCAACATACCCTCATCATTGGGCTCAAAAGTATTATGTCCCTTATGCCTCTGATGCTCATGCTATTCGTCAGATAATACAATGGGATATAGCTTATG CTGACACGGGGGAGTACCAGGGTGATTACCGTCCGGATTGGGGTTCAATGAGTTTCCTTATAGATTTCTTGCGACCAACTACACAAGGATCATGGTACAGTCTTCTGAAGAAAGCTGGAGGTGGCTGCAATGACCTCATTTACAGTGGTCACATGCTTGTTGCCGTACTAACAGCTATGGCTTGGACG GAAGCTTATGGAGGTTTTAGCTCAGCTTTCATATGGCTGCTTGTATTACACAGTGCACAAAGAGAAATACGAGAACGACATCATTATACTGTAGACTGCATTGTGGCCATATATGTAGGTATCCTTCTGTGGAAAATGACTGGCTATATCTGGCCAACTAAAGACGTCACGAGAAGTCGAAAACTCTTGAAGCTTGAGAAAATTCAGAGTAGATTAATGCAAGCTGCAAAAGACTCGGACATGGACGAAGTGAGAGAGCTACTTAAGGAGATTGAGTTAAGCAGCCAAGAGAGCCAGAACAAAGGCCAAAGCAAGTCTATGTGGTTGTTTGCTTGTGTGACGATATTCTCAGCGCTTACAATCGTCCTTCTAGCCTTCACTTTGACGAGCGATGGGTGA
- the LOC110607818 gene encoding thioredoxin Y2, chloroplastic isoform X2 translates to MAISSLSASTVPPLKTPPSQLSANLTSLSSLQFPVQLHRLQFGNRGISFLSRSRILPLVAAKKQTFSSFDELLENADKPVLVDFYATWCGPCQLMAPILDQVSATLKDTIQVVKIDTEKYPSIADKYRIEALPTFIIFKDGKPLERFEGAFSKDRFIERIENSLQVKQ, encoded by the exons ATGGCGATTTCTTCACTCTCGGCTTCAACAGTTCCTCCTTTGAAGACTCCTCCCTCGCAGTTGAGTGCTAATTTGACTTCTTTGTCTTCGCTGCAGTTCCCGGTGCAGCTTCACAGGCTTCAGTTTGGGAATAGAGGGATTTCCTTTCTTTCCAGGTCCCGAATTTTGCCTTTG GTTGCAGCAAAGAAGCAAACGTTTTCCTCCTTTGATGAGTTGTTGGAAAATGCTGACAAACCAGTCTTGGTTGACTTTTATGCAACCTG GTGTGGTCCTTGCCAGCTTATGGCTCCAATTCTTGATCAAGTCAGTGCCACCCTGAAAGACACAATCCAGGTGGTGAAAATCGATACTGAGAAGTATCCTAGCATTGCTGACAAATACAGAATAGAAGCATTGCCTACATTTATCATATTTAAGGATGGGAAACCTTTGGAACGCTTT GAGGGTGCTTTCTCTAAAGATCGGTTCATCGAACGAATTGAAAATTCACTGCAAGTGAAGCAATA G
- the LOC110608974 gene encoding UPF0496 protein At1g20180, whose product MTKWRNNIRTSKQSTTVPPLLHLLLLLIQGFIEMWARFRVAKIRKDEKELGDVGESLSVNEEYVCALRTQSYADFFAKAQSLVNQQPSFPSFCHHKFSQVLLEPDQETIPAILESAIFSKIPELKGLMLNYFDLSAEASRICSHLLKNINQIQSNHQYIQQVLDTTVNYYSPEKAKLAVSELNLFISQRNPFSTPDKNDFKQIHDRYSSVLNHLRSKRKKLTRKMKLITCIHKASGICITAAGSLIAITAIVLAAHTLTAIVMGPAIFSFPLKGLKKKIQRFRFLRNGSFLRKAEQQLDVAAKGTYILNRDFDIMSRLVARLHDEVEHNRAMIQLCLESRENKFSLEIVKELKKSDIGFRKQVAELEEHVYLCLLTINRARGLVIKELNNSAGIGSLR is encoded by the exons ATGACAAAGTGGAGGAACAATATAAGGACAAGTAAACAG TCTACCACCGTTCCCCCCCtcctccacctcctcctccttcttatACAAGGATTTATTGAGATGTGGGCCAGATTTAGAGTTGCAAAGATCAGAAAAG ATGAGAAAGAACTGGGAGATGTTGGTGAAAGCTTAAGCGTTAATGAAGAATATGTTTGTGCATTAAGAACACAATCATATGCTGATTTCTTTGCTAAAGCTCAATCACTTGTAAACCAGCAGCCATCATTTCCATCTTTCTGTCATCACAAATTCTCTCAAGTTCTTCTTGAACCAGATCAAGAAACTATTCCTGCAATTCTTGAATCTGCCATTTTCTCCAAGATCCCTGAACTCAAAGGCCTTATGCTTAACTACTTTGATTTAAGTGCTGAGGCTTCAAGAATTTGCAGTCACCTCCTTAAAAACATCAACCAAATCCAATCAAACCACCAATATATTCAACAAGTACTCGATACCACAGTCAATTATTACTCCCCTGAGAAGGCCAAACTCGCCGTTTCGGAGCTGAACTTGTTCATCAGCCAAAGAAATCCTTTTTCTACCCCTGACAAGAATGACTTCAAGCAGATTCATGACAGATATTCATCAGTATTAAATCATCTAAGATCCAAGAGAAAGAAACTGACAAGGAAGATGAAGCTAATCACATGTATCCACAAGGCAAGTGGGATTTGCATAACAGCAGCTGGTAGCTTAATAGCAATTACAGCAATTGTTTTAGCAGCACACACACTTACTGCAATAGTGATGGGTCCAGCAATCTTCAGCTTTCCACTAAAGGGCTTGAAGAAAAAAATCCAGAGGTTCAGGTTCCTGAGAAACGGATCATTTCTCAGGAAAGCTGAGCAGCAACTTGATGTTGCAGCTAAGGGAACTTATATACTGAACAGGGATTTTGACATAATGAGTAGACTTGTTGCTAGACTGCATGATGAGGTTGAACACAACAGGGCAATGATTCAGCTGTGTTTGGAGAGCAGGGAAAATAAATTTTCCCTGGAAATAGTGAAGGAGCTGAAGAAGAGTGATATTGGGTTCAGGAAGCAAGTAGCAGAGCTTGAAGAACATGTTTATCTTTGCCTTCTAACTATTAATAGAGCAAGAGGCTTAGTGATTAAGGAACTGAATAATTCTGCAGGCATTGGAAGTTTGAGATAG
- the LOC110607818 gene encoding thioredoxin Y2, chloroplastic isoform X1: MAISSLSASTVPPLKTPPSQLSANLTSLSSLQFPVQLHRLQFGNRGISFLSRSRILPLVAAKKQTFSSFDELLENADKPVLVDFYATWCGPCQLMAPILDQVSATLKDTIQVVKIDTEKYPSIADKYRIEALPTFIIFKDGKPLERFEGAFSKDRFIERIENSLQVKQ, from the exons ATGGCGATTTCTTCACTCTCGGCTTCAACAGTTCCTCCTTTGAAGACTCCTCCCTCGCAGTTGAGTGCTAATTTGACTTCTTTGTCTTCGCTGCAGTTCCCGGTGCAGCTTCACAGGCTTCAGTTTGGGAATAGAGGGATTTCCTTTCTTTCCAGGTCCCGAATTTTGCCTTTG GTTGCAGCAAAGAAGCAAACGTTTTCCTCCTTTGATGAGTTGTTGGAAAATGCTGACAAACCAGTCTTGGTTGACTTTTATGCAACCTG GTGTGGTCCTTGCCAGCTTATGGCTCCAATTCTTGATCAAGTCAGTGCCACCCTGAAAGACACAATCCAGGTGGTGAAAATCGATACTGAGAAGTATCCTAGCATTGCTGACAAATACAGAATAGAAGCATTGCCTACATTTATCATATTTAAGGATGGGAAACCTTTGGAACGCTTT GAGGGTGCTTTCTCTAAAGATCGGTTCATCGAACGAATTGAAAATTCACTGCAAGTGAAGCAATAG